A DNA window from Camelina sativa cultivar DH55 chromosome 17, Cs, whole genome shotgun sequence contains the following coding sequences:
- the LOC104757350 gene encoding F-box/kelch-repeat protein At1g30090-like has protein sequence MQRVRVSSQRAAVHKLGDSQMTLSPKFRVAASVQSTLFDRSSELELSLSGEPLIPGLPDDVALNCLLRVPVQSHVSSRSVCKRWHLLFGTKDTFFAKRKEFGFKDPWLFVVGFSRCTGKIQWKVLDLRNLTWHEIPAMPCRDKVCPHGFRSVSMPREGTMFVCGGMVSDSDCPLDLVLKYDMVRNHWTVTNKMITARSFFASGVIDGMIYAAGGNAADLFELDSAEVLNPLDGKWRPVSNMVAHMASYDTAVLNGKLLVTEGWLWPFFVSPRGQVYDPRTDQWETMPMGLREGWTGTSVVIYDRLFIVSELERMKMKVYDPVTDSWETINGPELPEQICRPFAVNCYGNRVYVVGRNLHLAVGSIWRSEKKFGVRWEVVKSPERYADLTPSNSQILFA, from the coding sequence atgcagaGGGTAAGGGTTTCATCTCAAAGAGCAGCTGTGCATAAACTTGGTGATTCTCAGATGACTTTATCTCCCAAGTTTAGAGTAGCTGCATCTGTTCAATCGACATTGTTCGATAGGTCATCGGAACTAGAACTGTCTCTTAGTGGTGAACCTTTGATTCCGGGTTTACCAGACGACGTTGCGCTTAACTGTCTTTTAAGGGTTCCAGTGCAAAGCCATGTGTCAAGTAGATCCGTGTGCAAGAGATGGCATCTCTTGTTTGGTACTAAAGACACGTTTTTCGCTAAGCGTAAGGAGTTCGGGTTTAAAGACCCGTGGCTGTTCGTCGTTGGGTTTAGTAGATGCACTGGTAAAATCCAATGGAAGGTTTTGGATTTGAGGAACCTCACTTGGCACGAGATCCCTGCTATGCCTTGTAGAGACAAAGTGTGTCCTCACGGTTTCAGATCGGTTTCAATGCCTCGTGAAGGTACTATGTTTGTATGTGGTGGTATGGTTTCGGATTCTGATTGCCCTCTTGATTTGGTGTTGAAGTATGATATGGTGAGGAATCATTGGACTGTCACTAACAAAATGATAACCGCGAGGTCGTTTTTTGCTAGTGGTGTGATCGACGGGATGATATATGCAGCTGGTGGGAATGCTGCGGATTTGTTTGAGCTTGATTCTGCTGAGGTTTTGAACCCTTTGGATGGTAAATGGCGGCCAGTGTCGAACATGGTCGCACACATGGCGTCTTATGACACAGCGGTATTAAACGGGAAGCTATTGGTGACCGAAGGATGGTTATGGCCGTTCTTTGTATCCCCACGAGGTCAAGTTTATGATCCGAGGACTGATCAATGGGAAACAATGCCAATGGGGTTAAGAGAAGGATGGACAGGGACGAGTGTTGTGATATATGATCGGTTGTTTATAGTGTCGGAGCTAGAGAGAATGAAGATGAAGGTTTATGATCCGGTTACAGATTCTTGGGAGACGATTAACGGACCGGAATTGCCTGAGCAGATTTGTAGACCGTTTGCGGTTAACTGTTATGGAAACAGAGTATATGTGGTTGGCAGGAACCTTCATCTCGCGGTTGGGAGTATTTGGAGGTCGGAGAAGAAGTTTGGTGTGAGGTGGGAGGTTGTAAAGTCGCCAGAGCGTTATGCAGATTTAACTCCATCGAATTCGCAGATTCTTTTTGCTTAA
- the LOC104757349 gene encoding glucan endo-1,3-beta-glucosidase 11-like isoform X2 → MFRRIAMTMTMTNSIVLLLFSLTFLECGLLFQRVSSLGINYGQVGDNLPPPDKVLQLLSSLHINKTRIYDTNPRVLTSFANSNIELFVTVENEMLSSLVDPQQALQWVTTRIKPYFPATKIGGIAVGNELYTDDDSSLIGYLVPAMMSIHSALVQTGLDKYIQVSTPNSLSVLQESYPPSAGCFRPEVAGVMTQLLTFLRNTKSPFWINAYPYFAYKDSPTKIPLDYVLFNPNPGMVDPFTKYHYDNMLYAQVDAVIFAMARLGFKDIEVGVSETGWPSKGDGDEVGATVANAAVYNKNLLRRQLQGEGTPLRQNMSFDVYLFALFNEDLKPGPTSERNYGLYQPDETMTYNVGLLSSSSSTSSSTSTSSTSIISLTSSASTAIKKGTQQLIYWTCIYSLAIQMLIRRPY, encoded by the exons ATGTTTAGAAGAATTGccatgaccatgaccatgaccaactctattgttcttcttctattttcctTAACTTTCTTAG AATGTGGATTGTTGTTTCAAAGGGTCTCCTCTCTTGGCATAAACTACGGTCAAGTCGGCGACAATCTTCCTCCACCGGACAAAGTTCTACAACTCTTGAGCTCACTCCATATCAATAAGACAAGAATCTACGACACAAATCCTCGAGTCTTAACCTCATTCGCCAATTCCAACATCGAGCTCTTCGTCACCGTCGAAAATGAAATGCTTTCCAGCTTAGTCGACCCTCAACAAGCTCTCCAGTGGGTAACTACCCGTATAAAACCCTACTTTCCGGCCACCAAGATTGGTGGTATTGCCGTCGGCAACGAACTATACACTGACGATGACTCAAGCCTCATAGG ATATCTTGTGCCTGCAATGATGAGCATTCATAGTGCTTTGGTTCAAACCGGGCTAGACAAGTACATTCAAGTATCGACTCCAAATTCACTATCAGTCCTTCAAGAATCTTACCCTCCCTCCGCAGGATGTTTTAGGCCGGAAGTAGCCGGCGTAATGACGCAGCTCCTAACTTTCTTGCGTAACACGAAATCCCCCTTTTGGATCAATGCTTACCCTTACTTCGCTTACAAGGATTCCCCAACTAAGATCCCATTAGACTACGTCCTCTTCAACCCTAACCCTGGAATGGTTGACCCCTTCACCAAGTACCACTACGACAACATGCTCTACGCTCAAGTAGATGCTGTGATCTTCGCCATGGCTAGGCTTGGCTTTAAGGATATTGAAGTTGGGGTCTCGGAGACAGGGTGGCCGTCTAAAGGTGATGGAGATGAGGTTGGAGCCACCGTGGCCAACGCGGCGGTTTATAACAAGAATCTTCTGAGGAGACAACTTCAGGGTGAAGGAACGCCATTGAGACAAAATATGAGTTTTGATGTTTATCTCTTTGCTCTCTTTAATGAAGACCTCAAACCAGGACCAACCTCTGAGAGAAACTATGGACTCTATCAGCCTGATGAGACCATGACTTACAATGTAGGTTTACTATCATCTtcgtcatcaacatcatcatcaacatctacTTCTTCAACTTCTATTATTTCCCTCACTTCCTCTGCCTCCACG gCTATAAAGAAGGGAACGCAACAGTTGATATATTGGACATGCATTTATTCGTTGGCCATTCAAATGCTAATTAGACGACCGTActag